The Heterodontus francisci isolate sHetFra1 chromosome 12, sHetFra1.hap1, whole genome shotgun sequence genome includes the window ccggacattgaaggcaaggaagcgcattccaggccctgctaagatgataaaatccacagagccaggactggctaaaccagctggtcacatgactaactggctggcccagttttttaaactagccacaggacagtttgaattcagaaagcaGTGTGCAACTACAGTTGGCACAAGgaagcctctttctctctctctcactttctcccaagccaccagacccatgaagcgtgaactgggccccaatgaattgcaagacttaccggcaaccaaagactccacactaATCTTAAAGGACtgcaactaccagatattgccacaaacttttGCCCTTttctccttctactttttctgtctctatctgcatgtgtgtttatcgtgtatgcatgctagcgtggttgcatcgcatattcgtagtcattaaccggattagagtttaagattaataaacttctacctttcttgtttaaatctaaggaaacctgtttgatttcctgGCCTTACAataggagcagtgaacaaggattcactaaggtggAGCTAAaaccacagtgttttaaaattaacccttgttacggttaaaccaggcaaaggctgagggaacccctggaccccttctcacctggttgtaacactctcaatgtcttttgatcatcactattgacaaaacccatctggtggATTAAATCggaagtactcccattgtctccccgtgcaactgtcttttagaatgtaaATGTGTTTTCAGCcattgttctgtggtctttttaaaacatgtTATGTACAATGTCCAGTAAACATTCAAATAATAGtgttccatatggcaaaattaatatgtgtccatctggcaggtgtggtttccgtcacatctCCACATCTGAATGAAAGAAATGCGACATTAGGGGAGTATTTCATtataaaatagaaagaagagaaagtacaggaaaacacacatgcttttctctcattcattctcattcattcagaaatctctaATGAatcatgcaagtgcttttcactttaggggatGGTTGATTGcctgtggggaaggattctttgctaatctcccctttgtcatctgtgacattcctgcttgcagatatttgtccagattctactcacGCCCCTGtgtcactttgactaggtgagccatcatcctcacagtttctctgccctgttgaggactctctttgtccctgcaggtttctgtaaatactgttagcaacactgatggggtgcttctactgtctgcatttatgtaggaggatatgGGTTTAATTTTTCCAACatgtcggggttggctgactggacagtaggggattTTATCTGGGAattctcccggacttcctttaacctgtcctctttgtccctttttcccctttcctctctacctttttgccagccctgtgcctgcctgtccccttttggtcTCGGCAGTGGTCCCTtataattcaccagccctctgctggagggtccaccAAATGCTGGTACAgggcttaggggtgcagatttcactgtgtgttggggtttcccctcaaactggtacatgtggcaattcctacagtattccaccacatctttgtggagttttggccagtcaaactgctgtctaatgCGGGCTttggtataccgacatgtacagccattgtaacctCATGGAGcattcttaatatttccctctggtacatctgtggcaccactaactgatgaaccactgtccactctttgtcctcaggtctgtcaggagaactccacttcctcatcagtacctcattccttaaatagcatcaatcagggactccctctgcttcaatttcagattgggcagcctgtgctaactttctcagTACTAGGTTGGCTCGctcagcctcagctagggaagattcatttaatccattcccatGGTCCTctagctttccaaagaaagtctcagacagacagacctcatggtcatctgcctgcagtgccaatgcagtctcctctgggggagctggtttggtcatggcccgattcactatacattcaggggaactgcgggGGActctctcctgccactgccctgtctctttgacctcctgcggtctctctttcactacttgggaagctaccacctttgcccctgccagatcattccctagcagcaggtcaaccctgtttacaggcaaactagggacattagggtcaccggtcccaaaactaagttgcactccaagtgcacccagtgtgaaggtacaggcgtacactgccctccaataccatttaccaccattctagtatttactgcactctctgggggaaaggtcaggccttttcccagtaaaagggatctggtggcccctgtatccctgcatATTACTATGAGCTTGttcgccccactcaaggggtatggggttactctccctttagacacaagaTCCTGATACCCTTCaggtattaaattttcctgcacttgcagaagtatgttttctgggccttattactgctgcagttaaagccacagcttgttctgctgtgctttccatcaggcccctttctccttcactgagcgggtgtgccttgatttaccctacaggttttccccatagtttccagcagttagctctcagatgacctgccttattacaatggaagcacacaggtctctgggtctcactcctacttatagcGCCATCCTTTTTGGCAGGAGGAGGcccccctgtgtgtcctgcttttctttctctcccaggactgcttgggctcctattaccttcccaccctttgtcattttcaaatttgtgggggtgacgaggaaaggttttcccctggggaaccgacttgtatattagagcaaactcatcagccagaacataaaagcaaaatactgcggatgctggaaatctgaaataaaaacgagaaatgctggaaatactcagcagatctggggcagcatctgtggagagagaagcagagttaacgtttcaggtcagtgacccttctgaagaagcagaatgggcagacaagtggcagacggAATTTTATACAGagcaatgtgaggtgatgcattttgacaaaaggtatatggagaggcaatatagactaaatggtatagTTGTAAGACGAACccaggggttcatgtgcatagaactTTTAAggcggcagaacatattgagagagtagttggaaaagcatatgagatcttgggcttcataaataaaggtattgagcacaaaagcaggaaggtttataaaacactggttaggtcacaattggagtattgtgcccagttctggccgcataactttaagaaggatgtgagagtccttgagagagtgcaaaggagatttgccagaatggttccagggttgagggattttacCTACAAGTTTAGGCTGGAGAAActggagcaaaggatattgagggaagatttgatagaggtgttcaacattATGACAGGGTTAGATAAAGAAAACctattcccattagttgatggtataaGATCTGGAGAACACAGATTATaggttttgggcgagagatgcagAGAATGAGGGAGaaattttacgcagtgagtggaaatgacctggaagtcactgcctgcaaggctggtggaagcagaggcgatgaacaatttcaaaaggaaattggatggacacttgagggaaataaacttacagggcaatAGGCATAGAGCTAGGGAATGAGATTGATTCGATtgttctgcagagagctggcatggacttgatgaaccgaatggtctccttctgtctgcttcttctttggcctcctcatctcgggagaaaatgggtaagcgcctggaggtggttagtggtttgtggagcagcccctggagtggctataaaggccaatactagagtgacagactcttccacaggtgctgcagaaaaaattggttgtcggggctgttacacagttggctcgccccttgcgcttctgtctttttcctgccaactgctaagtctcttcgactcgccacactttagccccgcctttatggctgcccgccagctctagtgatcgctggcaactgactcccacgacttgtgatcaatgttacaggacttcatgtcgcgtttacagacgtctttaaagcggagagatggacggccagtcggtctgataccagtggcgagctcgccaagccatctcaagcgccgctgactcagtagtgtgtataagctgggaatgttggccgcctcgaggactactgtgttgtactccttctgtgctgttatgattaTGCCTCTATAATGCAAGAGGGTTCACTGGGTGCCAAGGGAGTAACAAGCCAGTCGGCAGCAAGGGGGTGAGGTATCAGCAaatcctgtcagaggcatggctgccTTTCAGTGAGAGGCAGCTATCTGTCATTGGTTACCCCCCGTAACGTCCCTCGATGTCAAAAGTCTGCCATCCATggttcctgccactggtaaaatccaTAAGCGACATCAAGGTGTTGGATTTCAGGTCAATTGCTGTCTGCTcccattttatggcccccccctcCCAACAACCCCCCACCATCCCCATCCaccctgccacccccacccccaccaccccccgctccAGCCACAAAACTGGCTGTTAATGGCCTGGTAAAATCCAGGCCGGTAGTTCTGTTTCTCTTGCCATaagtgctgcttgacctgctgagtactttgaGCATTTTATGTTTTTTTATAATTGTACAAATtgtatttttttatttttccttaccACAGACTTTTTTGTGTTTCCATATTTTAGAGTACTTTATGACCTGACAGCATCCTCATTAGCTCTGATGTCGAGCTAGGCTTTTGATAACATTTCTAGGATAACATAAATAAAAACCTTCCTGTGAACTACTTTGAGGTAGAATTTCTGTGGGGTTCTCCTGATTGTTCACCATAGGTTGTGTCACAGTCCTGTGGTTTTTTTCTCTCCTCAGGAAATATTGCGGTACGCCTTTAAGAGTGTAAAagatcagtgcatctttaaggcagcaagctccggaGTCagtaagccaaagtgcattctggttgcctggAAACAACCCTCACCTTGATCAATTAAACTCAAAAAATGCACAAAGTGGATAGAATTTTATTTAACAGCCAAGTAAATTTTGTATGACTCCTCTCTTTCTCCCACTATAATGCCAGTAGGAGATGGGAGGAACCCCCAGAGAAACAATGTAAGCTCTTATTTGCAGCTTTCCAGGTTGCTTATCTGAGTTATAGTGGGAGACTGTCAGATCGTTAATTAAATGTCATGATACTTGTGGCGAACAGCAACATTAATAGATTCCCAATAAgtctttggtaaaaaaaaaatggcaCTTTGAAAACTTTAACTGCTGCAGAATCTATTTGACTCATTGGTTTGACTCACCGGGTTGACACTAATTGCAACATATTCAACAAGGAAATGCAAATTTACTTCATGGCTATAGGTTACACCCTAAGTAACACCTATTCACATATGAGTATAAAACAAACACTGAAAAACCAAGATTTTGGGTTCTTCACATTGAGCTCTGAATTGGAAGAAAGATGGCGCTTCGCTTCAGTGTCATTTTGCTGGCCATTTGCTTGCTCTACCAAACACGAACTGTAAGTATTTTGTTAAATAAAGTGTAAGTGTTCCATCTGAAACAAAGGAATGTGCTTGGAAATTTGTTGCTGGCATTAGGAAGTAATTTGTTGAACAAAGATAGTTCATAATAAGCCATGTACATCTGAttaaatacacaggtgacactttgCAAAGGAACCTTGTTTGGAATGGGTGCTGGACCATCACCTGAGGTTTCATAACTCTAACACTCAGTGAGAAAGTACTTAGAGTGTATCAGGAGTTCTTGTCAAAGATTTATGGGGTAAATCTTAAAGTAGCCTCAGTGATGCCATAGATCCAGGGAAGATTGTAAAATTCACGTGGCaatagcagagttctggaggaggaATTCCAAAGCATGATATTGATTGGAGCATATTAAACAGAAACACACAAGAATGATTAGTAATTGACAACTCTTGTATAAGGTGGCATGACAGAGTGCCTCAAAGAAGACACTTCTATAAATACCCAATTGTGTTACAGGAATTGTCTAATAATAGTTCTATTTTTGAATACATTTAACTATAGCACTGAAGACCTCATCATTTagtaatgtaagggtgtgtatgacAAGCTAGAAATTCTATTGGATCTGTTCATCATTAAAATATGACCAAACAGATTTTAAACTTTAATCTTTTTTTATTGACACAACACAACTCTCAATGCCATCACTATCAATTCAGTTTTAGGACCCATATCAGACATTATTAAGATGCTGGAGATCAGAATATCTCTGGGCACTATGTGACGGACATTTCTAGAGAAATTATAAATATGTTAATTTAGAACAGGGGAAATCTTCGCAAAACATTAATGAGGTTGGCTGCAAATAGCAATCAAAAGAATTCTTCCTGTATGTTGGCAGATGAATGAGATCAACTGAATGATGAGCACTTTCAAGAGTTATTAAAAATAACGGTCATTTTTCTATCAGAGTAGATACTGTGCTTTGGACTATGAATCTGTTTAGAGTAAGTTTTAGTTTGATTGGAACAGATGCAATGTGGAATTGTGCTCTTATTTGTACAGAGTTTGTGTAATTTCTTCCTGCCTTTATTGGAATACATATGATGTGTATTTTGTTCTCACTGTAATTAGTACTCTGCAATAGTTATCCTCTATGTTTTACTCCACTGAAATAATGCAGGATCTGTGTCATACGTCCTATCAGAATGCACATCTTCTGCATGTCTTAATACATTACGTATGAAATGACATTAAAAATGACATTTAAAAATAAGACAGAATAATCGATCAGACAATAAAAACAATATGAGCCAGAAGATTTATTTTGCctgttttaaacattttttttatttctgTGAGAAACTATTCTGAAATCTTAAGAATAAATTCATTAATAGCTTGTTTGATACAATCTGCAGTCTCATTAGATATAAAACAAATTATAATCAGTTAGTTATGCAATGTGTATTTACAATTTATTTTTCCTTTTAGTCGAATGGTTTTTACTGGAAAGACTGCAGTGCTGCCCACGAGCCTGTTACATTCAAGACAATCTCATTTGAACCAGATCCTATTAAACTACCAGGAAGCGTCAGCTATAAAGGATCCCTCTATTTGAGTAGGTCCCTCTCATCAGTGACAGTAAGTGAATATTCATCTGATCCATACTGGCACATTTGATGTCATTATATGTCACATGTATGATGCTGATATTGTGATGATTAGTACTGATTGTCAGATAAGCTGTGCTAAGACTTTTTTAAAATAATGGATAGTTAGCTTAATTTTTCTAAAATTCAGTAGGTGGATCTTCATGGATTGCTTGGAGTAGCATAACTGTAGCATCTCATACATACAGCCAAGTCCTGCAAGTATATTCTGAGATGGCTATCAAACTCTTGATATACTTTTCACTTTTTTCCAACAATCTGCCCTGTCCCTTGTTTATAATCACTCTCTTAAACTTTGCTCCTACAATTTAAAACTAAAGATTCACATCACCTCATCGATTCCTGATTTGCCTTCTCACCGCTCCTATATTTTTTGCCCATGGTGATGTCCTGTACCACTAGCCTCAGACCTTCATTTAGGTctctacattttaaaaaaaaaagagtaattTACATACTAAAACCCAACGAATTTATCGCCTAAAATTTCTTCTGTGTCAGCCGTGACTCTTGTAGTGgcactcccacctctgagtcagaaggttgtgggtccgaGCACCACCCTAGAGACTTGAACACAACGCTGTTGGacataccatctttcagatgatatGTTAAAACGAGGCCCCGTCAGCTctatcaggtggacataaaagattccatggtattatttcaaagaagagcaggggaattatccctgataCCATGGCCGATAttgatctctcaatcaacatcacaaaaaacaggttATCGGGTCAATATCacttttctgtttgtgggagcttgctggatgcaaattggctgccccgtttcaacagtgagttcacatcattggctgtaaagcactttggggtgtcctgaggttgtgcaagGTGCTGTATGAATGTAAATCTTTTTTATTCCTGGAATCTGCCAGGCAACCTCTAACTTCGAAGGAAGGTCAGTGTAAAATTTATTCTATTTCTCCAGTTTACATCAAAGTCAAGAGATCAGGAAATCCGCATGGAAATGTTGCCCCTTTTATTTCAGAATTCAAAATGTTTTGCTAACAGTGTTTCACAAAATATAGGCTCAAGGGGAAAAATAAAGTTGTTCTTCAGCAAATACAGATTTCGTAATATGACAGGCAATTATTTTGAAATCAAACATCATTTATGAAAATCCAAAGAAACTATAGCAAATGTATTCAATATGCATTGATTAACTGTCAACTTCATTCTGTTCAGCTCAATCAGTTTGATATCCTATGGAAAATTTGTCTGAAGCCTGTATCAGCCCCTGTGCTAGTCAAACTATAAGAAAAAGAGTAAGGTGTTGTACAAAAGAATAGTTTAGCATTATATTGCAATTTTTTATTGTTTATGTTCCTAAGAGTTAGAAAGAATAATCTGAACTTGCTTGTTCTTCTTTAGTTAGGAAAATTAAattaaaaggtttaatttaaaattAAGATATAATGTGATTCTCCATTGTTCACTGAAAACTGGATAAAGGTCCTTTGCACGCATAGTATAATTCCAGTAGAGAAAATCAATTAACAGAAAAGTTGTTCTTTTGTTACCCTGGGAATTCTTTTGGTAGAGAAGTCCCTGCTCTTTTTTTAAGTCTCTCTTTAATATATGTGAACTGTTGGGTCGTGGTTCATCTCGTTCTTTCAGCAGTGTAGTGAAACCTTACCTTATGATCAAAGGCATAGGGACTGGAGACTTGCCTATAATAGGATCTAAAATACAAGGGCCAAAAATGTCTGAACTAAATGGGGGTGAAAAAGAATGGTAAATATTGAAAGATTATTTCTACTGGTAACTGAATCAGTAACAAGGACCATAAAGAACAGAGGTTAAaagaaaaaattgcatttcatgTGATTTCAGCATGTGGAGTGCATTATTATTAGTGATTACTGAAGTTGAATCCATTGTTATATTTAAAAGGCAAATAGATAAACAGTTGAAGAATAAAACCACGAGAAGATGTAGGGAAAGAGCAGAGTAGATTCCTCCAGTGCAGAGCTAGTACCCACACTTGCaatatgggcagaatggcctccttctgcacagaaATGTGTAGGATTATACTAGGCATTGTGAGAATGCCTCCTCTCTTTTGCTCAGTATGAGGACGACAGGGAGAAGATGAGTTGTAACTTCAATCTGTTTCATTTCGTAGTGTGGTGTATTGTGAACTAACCTCTGCTATTTTGATTTTTAATTGTCTTAGGCTGAAGTAAAGCTGTATAAGAAGGCACTCTTTTGGTGGAGAATTCCCTGCTCTAGTTACTTTCAGTGTAAATTTGATATATGTGAACTGTTGAATCTCGATTCATCTTGTTCCTTCAGCAGTGTAAGTTTGATATTTTTCAGTTACATGATGCATGTATCATGATCTACATATATTCAAATATGCTTATTTAAAGATCATTCATGTCAGTATAGAACACAGTGCAGGTTGCTTATAATAAACTCATTCTTCATAATCTGATATATCCATTTATAACTAATGCACATTCTAATTAGGAGAGATCTGCCAATGGCTAAATTGCTACAAAAAAACATTAAATACAGCTGTATTGCTTGTCTTTCATTCAAATTGGTCACAGATGCAAATTACAGGTGAATAAAATGAATCCATAATATAACTAGCTATGGATTAAAAAAACTTATTTGTCAGTCTACACATTTATTAACTGTTAACAAACTTTTAATAATCATGTTCCAATTAGAGTAATATTCCATTGGTTTTTGCACTGGTTTACACAGTGTGAGCACTGTATCCAGACATCAGCCCCAATGACCATGATGAAACTAATAGCCCTATCCCATTACAGCCCAAATAGCCTCTCAACACACTGAATGTATTCCTTTCAGTGTATTACTTTCAATTAGATTTCAGAAAACTGTTCTTGTCTAATTTACAACAGGCTGCATTAAGTAAAAATGGAGTATCCTGCATCTTTTTTacagttttactacgttaaaggcgcaaTATAGATGGAAGCCATTTATTATCTACTCTAATATTTTTTTCCTCCTAATAACATTAGCAGTAGTTCTAATAAAACAATCGCAACAGAATTTCCATGTTTGGTGAAGGGGGCAACACATGGCGGAATGGTTAATGAAAAATAAAATTTTCTGCAGTGAATTCTACAGCACTGCAAACTGGGGCTACTAGAATGTCTTATTCACATATAGCAACAGAGATAGACACCAAAGCAATGTGAAGTTTACCATCTGAATATTGCAAAATATAGCAGAACCACAGATTAATTCTACTGTAGATAGTGTCATAAAAATAGTTTTTAACAATCCTCAAAAAATCACCCAGCCTATTTACAGTGTGTCAATTGACATCACAAAGCAAGATTTATTTAGCTTTCCATTCAGCTCCAGTAGGTGGCATGTAGTGTAAATGGAATAATTTTATTGCATGTATTTTATCCTATCACTTTAGCTCTGCAGTGACACATACCCATAGAGTAAAATACACTTTAAATTTTAGGTAGAATTTCCACTGGGGTTCTATGACATCTCGCCACAACTTTAGTGGAAGATCAGTGGAAACCCCGGAGAATGGTCCGATGTACTGGCTAGAGATTGAAAGAACCCTCCTGGAAATTCCAGGTTCAATGGTGGACCTGGTGCAGTGCAGTGTTACCTTCACTGATAGCAATGAAACCACGTCAAAGCAGTAGTCTTGCTGTGAATTTGTATTGTGTTGGCTCCAGTCTAACACCCATAGCTAAAAGGGTTCACAGAATCTATTGCAATTTTGATGTTTTTGGCATCAGTGCCATCATTTATACCAATGGGCTCTTCAGCTTACTCCAAAACTGGGAATACGTGGGTCACAACAGCACAGGATTCCAGTCACATTTTGAAGGAAGCTGGATCACGGGGCATGTGTAAGTATGTGAAGTTGGATGGGAGAATTAATAATTTCCTGAGTTGAATGTTGCCCCAGAATCCATGCTACAAGGCAAATACAAAAGAATAATTGGGGTTGTTGTCATGCCAATGCCTCTTCAAATGTATCTTTTTAAACTTACAGTAAAACTGTAGAATAAACCCAAAACATTCCTCCAATTTATCCTTACTGCTTCGTCCCACGTGAACATCTAATCTGCTAGTTCTCCCCCTTATGGAAAACAAAAGGGATATGTCGTAACGTTGCTTCTGACAAATGCACATAACAAGAATCTACACAATTGCCAAGATGTAAGCTTTAGCGGAAGTTGTCAGAACCAGCAGCAGCCCCACTAAATCTGTACAAATATTTTAATGTATTATGATTTCAGATCTCAACATAAATGAGCTGTGACTGTGAATTACACGCAGTACAACATTCCTTGTACAAATACATAACAGGATCGGGAGAAGAAGGATTTATGCATTGACATGACTACACCTCAGTCTGCGTTaacaacatggggctgaattttaggaCCGAGGCTAAAGACCCATCTTCGGGGCCATAAGCAGGACACAAACCCACTTCGGCCAGCAGCGGGACCTAGGGAGGCATATTCCTGGCAGTAGCTAACTAAGTGGCTGCTGCCGGGGCTACCAGCAGCTTGCCCCCaacagctgccggcccaatcaaagggctggcagctcagcagcccctAGCAGCGCCACTGCTAGCTGTGGCCATTGCTGGAGGCATATCTACAGGATGAGGGTGCATCAATGGCCCTCAAAGACAGGCACGTGTGGTGTGAGGCACTGGGGCTGGGGGTAGACAGTGCCATAGCCATTGAGGCAGCCATTGCCGCTAGTGGGCCCCTCTGTGGGGTCTGGTGTGCCCCAAAAGGaggaaccccccacccccactcccaacacCATCCCGAGCCCACTGAGAGGCTACCAGATTTCACAGGACGATCTCTCACATGGCAGTGGGTAACATTACCATTGGCAATATGCCAGCAAaggctggaagaggcccttaattggccacttaactgGCCCAATTGGGCTCGCTGTCGGCGGTCCATCTGCCAGCTTTCCCACCACTGGAAAAATGGTATGGCAGTGGGAAGACAAGGGGCTCGCTCCTGACGCCTTCCCAAGCTATTCAACCAGCCTCGTAGCCCGTTGCCAAGGGGATATGGTCTTCCTGCTAAATGTACACATGTCAGCCATGGCTAGTGCAAGTAAGAAGTTTGTGAATTCAAGCCCCACATCTAAGACTTagacacaaaaatctaggctgacagtaggAGTACTGTTGGAAGTGTAGTCTTTGAGATGAGATGTTAATTCAAGGCCCATT containing:
- the LOC137375654 gene encoding ganglioside GM2 activator-like encodes the protein MALRFSVILLAICLLYQTRTSNGFYWKDCSAAHEPVTFKTISFEPDPIKLPGSVSYKGSLYLSRSLSSVTAEVKLYKKALFWWRIPCSSYFQCKFDICELLNLDSSCSFSSGYFYYPKTWYNLPRISIPSFLLKGYYSATIILKSYGNQVGCVNVYFNVDA